The following proteins are encoded in a genomic region of Amycolatopsis sulphurea:
- a CDS encoding PH domain-containing protein — MSEAESPVLRLRLRPPGHRVSRKAIGHWAASAGAGWLVLIAGQAVALSMVGDPPSWLSVTLVLCCVFAPLHLLVMPLWRYRVHRWEVTGEAVYTQSGWLKQEWRIAPISRIQTVDVERGPLEQLFGLSRITVTTASAAGALRISGLDHDRAVALADELTRTTQAVPGDAT; from the coding sequence GTGAGCGAAGCGGAAAGTCCCGTATTGCGACTACGCCTTCGGCCACCCGGGCATCGGGTGAGCCGGAAGGCCATCGGCCATTGGGCGGCGTCCGCGGGGGCAGGCTGGCTGGTGCTGATCGCGGGCCAGGCGGTGGCCCTGTCGATGGTGGGCGACCCGCCGTCGTGGCTGTCGGTGACACTGGTGCTCTGCTGCGTGTTCGCCCCGCTGCACCTGCTCGTGATGCCGTTGTGGCGCTACCGCGTGCACCGGTGGGAGGTGACCGGGGAGGCGGTCTACACCCAGTCGGGCTGGCTCAAGCAGGAATGGCGGATCGCGCCGATTTCGCGGATCCAGACCGTGGACGTGGAACGGGGGCCGCTGGAGCAGCTGTTCGGGCTGTCCCGGATCACCGTGACCACCGCGTCCGCCGCCGGGGCGCTGCGGATCTCCGGGCTCGACCACGACCGGGCGGTCGCGCTGGCCGACGAGCTGACCCGGACCACCCAGGCCGTGCCGGGGGACGCGACGTGA
- a CDS encoding methyltransferase domain-containing protein — protein sequence MSPKDVYTHGHGEVVVRSHAARTAASSAAHLLPLLRPGLDLLDVGCGPGSITVDLAEAVAPGRVRGVEITDAALPEARKNAEQRGVAVEFAVDDAYRLSDPDDSYDVTHAHQVLQHLSDPVAALREMRRVTRPGGVVAVRDADYAAFTWWPGDERLDTWLKLYRAVAHGNNAEPDAGRRLLSWAHEAGFTEVTSSASVWCYATPEERASWGGMWAKRIYSAVGEMAVERGLATPAELDAISQAWQEWAAHPDGWLMIPHGELLARA from the coding sequence ATGTCGCCCAAGGACGTGTACACCCACGGGCACGGTGAAGTCGTCGTGCGCAGTCACGCGGCTCGGACCGCGGCGAGTTCGGCCGCCCACCTCCTGCCGCTGCTCCGGCCGGGGCTGGATCTGCTCGACGTCGGGTGCGGCCCCGGCAGCATCACCGTCGACCTCGCCGAGGCAGTCGCCCCTGGGCGGGTGCGCGGTGTCGAGATCACCGACGCGGCCCTGCCGGAGGCGCGGAAGAACGCCGAACAGCGCGGGGTGGCCGTGGAATTCGCGGTCGACGACGCCTACCGGCTGTCCGATCCGGACGACAGCTACGACGTCACCCACGCTCACCAGGTGCTCCAGCATCTGTCCGACCCGGTCGCCGCGCTCCGCGAGATGCGGCGGGTGACCCGTCCTGGCGGCGTGGTGGCGGTTCGCGACGCCGACTACGCGGCGTTCACCTGGTGGCCCGGTGACGAACGGCTGGACACCTGGCTCAAGCTGTATCGCGCGGTGGCGCACGGCAACAACGCCGAGCCCGACGCGGGCCGCCGGTTGCTGTCCTGGGCGCACGAGGCGGGTTTCACCGAGGTCACGTCGTCGGCTTCGGTCTGGTGCTACGCCACTCCCGAGGAGCGGGCGAGCTGGGGCGGCATGTGGGCGAAACGGATCTATTCCGCCGTGGGCGAGATGGCGGTCGAACGCGGGCTCGCCACTCCGGCCGAGCTGGACGCGATCTCCCAGGCCTGGCAGGAGTGGGCGGCCCACCCCGACGGCTGGCTCATGATCCCGCACGGCGAACTGCTCGCCCGCGCCTGA
- a CDS encoding thiamine pyrophosphate-binding protein: MAGRTGAQQLVDALTALGTEVVFGLPGVHNLPLWEALAETGIRVIGVRHEQTAGFAADGYARRTGKLGVALVSTGPGAANTLGAVGEAMASAAPVLVVATDIPSTLRRPGVVRGVLHETADQQAMFAPVTKAGFTVHRADQIGTTVHRAARLALQPQTGPVYLGIPMDYLREVTPPREPPAPPAERVLDLPDLPRAAALLSTARRPLIWAGGGALRAEAGEAIGKLAERLAAPVLTTFGSRGLLPLEHPCLAPNPVHAPEVGQLWDEADVVLAIGTDFDGLMTQNWLMPAPPRLIAVNVDAGDAAKNYRPDVTLVGDARRVVESLHPEPRPGLAELTARLAGIGRRVRRRIRDEDPHAADFLSTLEEVLPPDAMLVTDMCVAGYWIGGFHRVRGPRRLAYPMGWGTVGYGFPASIGAGAAAEAARGGRVLCVTGDGGFLYGVGDLATLAEEQLPVTVVVVDDGGYGMLRYDQDAEGVARRGVDWDSPDFVGLARSFGVHADRVSGFGRAFRRLLGEFVESDEPNVLVVRAKLKPPLNASPRWYRKERG; encoded by the coding sequence GTGGCAGGACGGACTGGAGCTCAGCAGCTTGTGGACGCGCTCACGGCTCTCGGGACCGAGGTGGTGTTCGGCCTGCCGGGAGTGCACAACCTGCCGCTGTGGGAGGCCTTGGCGGAGACCGGGATCCGCGTCATCGGCGTGCGGCACGAGCAGACCGCGGGGTTCGCCGCGGACGGTTATGCCCGCCGGACCGGGAAACTCGGCGTCGCGCTGGTGAGCACCGGCCCCGGTGCGGCGAACACGCTCGGCGCGGTCGGCGAGGCGATGGCGTCCGCGGCGCCGGTGCTCGTGGTGGCCACGGACATCCCGTCCACGCTGCGCCGGCCCGGGGTGGTCCGCGGGGTGCTGCACGAGACCGCCGACCAGCAGGCGATGTTCGCGCCGGTGACCAAGGCCGGCTTCACTGTGCACCGCGCGGACCAGATCGGCACCACGGTGCACCGCGCGGCGCGGCTCGCCCTGCAGCCGCAGACCGGACCGGTCTACCTCGGCATCCCGATGGACTACCTGCGCGAGGTCACGCCGCCGCGGGAACCACCGGCGCCGCCCGCCGAACGCGTGCTCGACCTGCCGGATCTGCCCCGCGCCGCGGCGTTGCTCTCCACTGCCCGCCGTCCGCTGATCTGGGCGGGTGGCGGGGCACTGCGTGCCGAAGCGGGCGAGGCGATCGGCAAGCTCGCCGAGCGGCTGGCCGCGCCGGTGCTCACCACGTTCGGCTCGCGTGGCCTGCTGCCGCTCGAACATCCTTGCCTGGCCCCGAATCCGGTGCACGCGCCGGAGGTCGGCCAGCTGTGGGACGAGGCGGACGTGGTGCTCGCCATCGGCACCGACTTCGACGGCCTGATGACGCAGAACTGGCTGATGCCCGCGCCGCCGCGGCTGATCGCGGTGAACGTGGACGCCGGGGACGCGGCGAAGAACTACCGCCCGGACGTCACGCTCGTCGGCGACGCGCGCCGCGTGGTCGAATCCCTGCACCCGGAACCCCGTCCGGGGCTGGCCGAGCTGACCGCGCGGCTGGCCGGGATCGGCCGCCGGGTGCGCCGGCGGATCCGCGACGAGGACCCGCACGCCGCGGACTTTCTGTCCACTTTGGAGGAAGTGCTGCCGCCGGATGCCATGCTGGTCACCGACATGTGCGTGGCGGGCTACTGGATCGGCGGGTTTCACCGGGTCCGCGGTCCGCGCCGGCTGGCCTATCCGATGGGCTGGGGCACGGTCGGGTACGGCTTTCCGGCGTCGATCGGCGCCGGCGCGGCGGCCGAGGCGGCGCGGGGCGGGCGCGTCCTGTGCGTGACGGGTGACGGCGGATTCCTTTACGGGGTAGGGGATCTGGCCACGCTGGCGGAGGAGCAGCTGCCGGTCACCGTGGTCGTCGTGGACGACGGCGGCTACGGCATGCTGCGCTACGACCAGGACGCCGAGGGGGTCGCGCGCCGCGGAGTGGACTGGGACAGCCCGGACTTCGTCGGCCTGGCCCGGTCGTTCGGAGTGCACGCGGACCGGGTGTCCGGGTTCGGCCGCGCGTTCCGCAGGCTGCTGGGCGAATTCGTGGAATCCGACGAGCCGAACGTGCTGGTGGTGCGTGCGAAGCTGAAGCCGCCGCTGAACGCTTCGCCCCGCTGGTACCGCAAAGAGCGCGGCTGA
- a CDS encoding GNAT family N-acetyltransferase, which produces MIRLATLAELPLLTELERAAGAPFRAIGMTAIADDAPPSPAELGEYQSDGRCWVYEAHGCPVGYAVAAEVDGFGHLEQVSILPEHSRRGLGRRLIETVGTWAAARGLPGLTLTTFVDVPWNGPYYVRLGFRLLPPEEQGPQLRAIRQAEIDRGLDHWPRAAMVRIP; this is translated from the coding sequence GTGATCCGCCTCGCCACTCTCGCCGAACTGCCGTTGCTGACCGAACTGGAACGCGCGGCAGGCGCACCGTTCCGGGCCATCGGAATGACCGCGATCGCCGATGACGCCCCGCCCTCCCCCGCGGAACTGGGCGAGTACCAGTCCGACGGCCGCTGCTGGGTGTACGAGGCGCACGGCTGCCCGGTGGGGTACGCGGTGGCCGCCGAGGTGGACGGATTCGGTCACCTGGAACAGGTTTCGATCCTTCCGGAACACTCCCGCCGTGGACTGGGCAGGCGGCTGATCGAAACCGTCGGCACATGGGCCGCCGCGCGCGGACTTCCCGGCCTCACCCTCACCACGTTCGTCGACGTGCCGTGGAACGGGCCGTACTACGTACGACTCGGTTTCCGTCTGCTACCGCCCGAAGAGCAGGGTCCGCAGCTGCGCGCGATCCGCCAGGCCGAGATCGATCGTGGCCTGGACCACTGGCCGCGCGCAGCCATGGTGCGGATCCCGTGA
- a CDS encoding PH domain-containing protein, whose amino-acid sequence MNTRAPSAPVAAEGSAQAPWRRLDRRMLLIRPVLDVVRSLPVLAGALFLGHGSYWQWIGLVATGVTVAFGISHCLTSRYRITETQAEWRTGLVLRKHRAVPRDRIRTVDVVSEPKHRLFSLAAVRIGTGRHAHGKGPGKEELILDAVTRSEAARLRTLLLHRKPVTEEEPPAETVLATVDKRWLRYAPFTLSGIAVVGAVLGATYHFAHELHFDPARYGPIRELTRRALEQPVWLTVLIAAVSLLALVSVLSVGGYALSYWNFRLAREPGGTLHIRRGLVTTRSVSIEENRLRGAELKEPFPLRMVGGAKCVAMATGLHEADRGGGLLLPPAPVARAHEVAAAVIGEDLASVPLTRHPRRARTRRITRAVAGVLVLAAALFGLAQLGVLPNWPWQAAPVLLPFAVLIGLDRYRTLGHAITGRYLVTRSGSLARATVAVRRDGLTGIVVEQSLFQRRAGLLTVLAPIAAGRGHYRVLDVGEAEGVSLADAVQPGLLTPFLVPDNRAGEEDSQ is encoded by the coding sequence GTGAACACGCGGGCACCGTCCGCGCCGGTTGCCGCCGAGGGCAGTGCGCAGGCCCCGTGGCGCCGGCTCGACCGGCGGATGCTGCTGATCCGCCCGGTACTGGACGTGGTCCGTTCGCTGCCGGTGCTCGCCGGCGCGCTGTTCCTCGGGCACGGGAGCTACTGGCAGTGGATCGGCCTTGTCGCCACCGGCGTGACCGTGGCCTTCGGCATTTCGCATTGCCTCACCTCGCGCTACCGCATCACCGAGACTCAAGCGGAATGGCGCACCGGGCTGGTGCTGCGCAAGCACCGCGCCGTGCCACGCGACCGAATCCGCACCGTGGACGTGGTTTCGGAACCGAAACACCGGCTTTTCTCCCTTGCCGCCGTACGAATCGGCACCGGGCGGCATGCCCACGGCAAGGGGCCGGGCAAGGAGGAGCTGATCCTCGACGCGGTCACCCGGTCCGAAGCCGCGCGGCTGAGAACCCTGCTGCTGCACCGCAAACCGGTCACCGAGGAGGAGCCCCCGGCGGAGACCGTCCTCGCCACCGTCGACAAACGGTGGTTGCGGTACGCGCCGTTCACGCTGTCCGGGATCGCCGTGGTCGGCGCGGTCCTCGGTGCCACCTACCATTTCGCGCACGAACTGCACTTCGACCCGGCCCGCTACGGCCCGATCCGCGAACTCACCCGGCGCGCGCTCGAACAGCCCGTGTGGCTCACCGTGCTGATCGCCGCGGTGAGCCTGCTGGCGCTCGTATCGGTGCTGTCGGTCGGCGGATATGCGCTGTCCTACTGGAACTTCCGGCTCGCCAGGGAACCCGGCGGCACCCTGCACATCCGCCGTGGGCTGGTGACCACGCGTTCGGTGTCCATCGAGGAGAACCGGCTGCGGGGCGCCGAGCTGAAGGAACCGTTCCCGCTGCGAATGGTCGGCGGCGCCAAGTGCGTCGCGATGGCCACCGGGCTGCACGAGGCCGATCGCGGGGGTGGCCTGCTGCTGCCGCCCGCCCCGGTCGCCCGTGCCCACGAAGTGGCCGCCGCCGTCATCGGCGAAGACCTCGCGAGCGTGCCGCTCACCCGGCACCCCCGACGTGCCCGGACCCGGCGGATCACCCGCGCGGTCGCCGGTGTGCTGGTCCTCGCCGCAGCGCTGTTCGGGCTGGCACAGCTGGGCGTGCTGCCGAACTGGCCGTGGCAGGCGGCTCCCGTGCTGCTGCCGTTCGCCGTCCTGATCGGCCTCGACCGTTACCGCACGCTCGGACACGCGATCACCGGCCGGTACCTCGTCACGCGCTCAGGCTCACTGGCCCGCGCGACGGTCGCCGTACGCCGGGACGGGCTGACCGGGATCGTCGTGGAACAGTCGCTCTTCCAACGGAGAGCCGGGCTGCTGACCGTACTGGCACCGATCGCCGCCGGGCGCGGGCACTACCGCGTACTCGACGTCGGCGAAGCCGAGGGGGTCTCCCTCGCGGATGCTGTGCAACCCGGGTTGCTTACGCCGTTTCTTGTCCCGGATAACCGCGCGGGTGAAGAGGATTCGCAGTAG